From Salinirubellus salinus, the proteins below share one genomic window:
- a CDS encoding FAD-dependent oxidoreductase — protein sequence MSESEQPTLSDDRQEVLDAADVAWDVETDVLVAGAGGTGLVAALAACENPDLTVTVLEKAPEPGGNTSLSTGMIPAAGTHLQEEKGIEETPADMARDILEKNHYEADEELVHHLARESVNLIHWLVDDWGVNLHLVDDFKYPKHSEFRMHAPVGNNGANLVAELVELLEARENVELLTNAPVTKLVAEDGAVAGVVAGDRREEYIAAAKVILATDGFGGNRRMIREYCDEEIEEALYFGSDGNTGDGIRFGADLGGDLAYMDSYQGHATVARDTGALSTYAIVMNGGILVNEDGERFGDESAGYSEFAVDVLRQPGGVAYEIFDERIFEKLTGQFDDFDEAVELGAYTEAETVAELCAVFDVDADRAEASLEAYNAAVEAGEPDEVGREDGVHTLSPPYYGTRVTGALFHTQGGLVVDEDARVLREDGSAVENLYAGGGVANGVSGHGAGGYLSGNGLTAALGFGRLAGIHARESLTE from the coding sequence ATGAGTGAGTCCGAGCAACCGACGCTCAGCGACGACCGGCAGGAAGTGCTCGACGCGGCGGACGTGGCGTGGGACGTGGAGACGGACGTCCTGGTCGCCGGCGCCGGGGGGACGGGGCTCGTCGCCGCACTCGCGGCCTGTGAGAACCCCGACCTCACGGTGACCGTCCTGGAGAAGGCACCCGAACCGGGCGGCAACACCTCGCTCTCCACGGGGATGATCCCGGCAGCGGGGACGCACCTCCAGGAGGAGAAGGGCATCGAGGAGACGCCCGCGGACATGGCCCGCGACATCCTCGAGAAGAACCACTACGAGGCGGACGAGGAGCTAGTCCACCACCTCGCCCGCGAGAGCGTGAACCTCATCCACTGGCTCGTCGACGACTGGGGGGTCAACCTCCACCTCGTGGACGACTTCAAGTACCCGAAACACTCGGAGTTCCGGATGCACGCCCCCGTGGGGAACAACGGGGCGAACCTCGTCGCCGAGCTGGTCGAACTCCTGGAGGCGCGCGAGAACGTCGAGTTGCTGACGAACGCGCCGGTCACCAAGCTCGTCGCCGAGGACGGGGCCGTCGCCGGGGTCGTCGCCGGCGACCGCCGCGAGGAGTACATCGCCGCGGCGAAGGTCATCCTCGCGACCGACGGCTTCGGCGGCAACCGACGGATGATCCGTGAGTACTGCGACGAGGAGATCGAGGAGGCGCTCTACTTCGGGTCGGACGGCAACACCGGTGACGGCATCCGGTTCGGCGCGGATCTCGGCGGCGACCTCGCCTACATGGACTCCTACCAGGGTCACGCGACGGTCGCGCGGGACACGGGGGCGCTCTCGACGTACGCCATCGTGATGAACGGCGGCATCCTCGTCAACGAGGACGGCGAGCGGTTCGGCGACGAGTCGGCGGGCTACTCGGAGTTCGCGGTGGACGTGCTCCGGCAGCCCGGCGGCGTCGCCTACGAGATCTTCGACGAACGCATCTTCGAGAAACTGACCGGGCAGTTCGACGACTTCGACGAGGCCGTCGAACTCGGTGCGTACACCGAGGCCGAGACGGTTGCAGAGCTGTGTGCGGTGTTCGACGTCGACGCCGACAGGGCCGAGGCGTCGCTGGAGGCGTACAACGCCGCCGTCGAAGCCGGCGAGCCGGACGAGGTCGGCCGCGAGGACGGCGTCCACACCCTCTCGCCTCCGTACTACGGGACGCGCGTGACGGGTGCGCTGTTCCACACACAGGGCGGACTCGTGGTGGACGAGGACGCCCGCGTGCTCCGGGAGGACGGGAGCGCGGTCGAGAACCTCTACGCGGGCGGTGGGGTAGCCAACGGGGTCAGCGGCCACGGTGCGGGTGGGTACCTCTCGGGCAACGGGCTCACCGCCGCACTCGGCTTCGGCCGGCTGGCGGGCATCCACGCCCGCGAGTCGCTGACCGAGTGA
- a CDS encoding dihydroorotase — MSHDLVVRNGTVVSVEHGTFRADVAADDGVVSAIARPGALDGDEVVDATGKHVLPGAIDPHVHYGLYRDYATDHETETHGDLVGGVTTVGNIFRRPGTYTDIMDGYFEQSEANSYHDYFYTLGILSPEHVAEIPDIVADLGITTFKWYYLYKYMTRTKFGLDNDLTDDVGDGMIQALAGVDAPTTLGYHAENVEITRSILEPGDPDADYHAFRERYPGYAETQSMVAGASLAKLHDYDESFYTVHISSAGTADEIAALRAAGYDLWGETCPQYLVYTADDCDARMKVTPPMRDATDRETLWRRLADGTLSCIGTDHVCNTLDEKLGDDLWETGLAFSGTQTMLPLVLSEGVNEGRISLERAVAVTSTNTAKAWNLYPKKGTIRVGSDADLVVVDLDETKTVTPELLQAGSDYSIYEGMAVTGWPTHTIVRGRVVFEEGEVTGEKGYGTHVDRPV; from the coding sequence GTGAGCCACGATCTCGTCGTCCGCAACGGGACGGTCGTCTCGGTCGAACACGGCACCTTCCGCGCGGACGTGGCGGCCGACGACGGCGTCGTCTCGGCCATCGCCCGTCCGGGGGCGCTCGACGGCGACGAGGTCGTCGACGCCACCGGCAAGCACGTCCTCCCCGGCGCCATCGACCCGCACGTCCACTACGGGCTGTACCGCGATTACGCGACGGACCACGAGACGGAGACGCACGGCGACCTCGTCGGCGGCGTGACGACCGTCGGGAACATCTTCCGGCGGCCGGGAACGTACACCGACATCATGGACGGCTACTTCGAGCAGAGCGAGGCCAACAGCTACCACGACTACTTCTACACGCTGGGCATCCTCTCGCCGGAGCACGTCGCCGAGATCCCCGACATCGTCGCGGACCTCGGGATTACCACGTTCAAGTGGTACTACCTCTACAAGTACATGACCCGGACGAAGTTCGGGCTGGACAACGACCTGACCGACGACGTCGGCGACGGGATGATCCAGGCGCTCGCGGGGGTCGACGCACCGACGACGCTGGGCTACCACGCCGAGAACGTCGAGATCACGCGGTCCATCCTGGAGCCGGGCGACCCGGACGCCGACTACCACGCCTTCCGCGAGCGCTACCCCGGGTACGCCGAGACGCAGAGCATGGTCGCGGGCGCGTCGCTCGCGAAGCTCCACGACTACGACGAGAGCTTCTACACGGTCCACATCTCCTCGGCCGGGACGGCGGACGAGATCGCCGCGCTCCGGGCGGCCGGCTACGACCTCTGGGGCGAGACCTGCCCGCAGTACCTCGTCTACACGGCCGACGACTGCGACGCGCGGATGAAGGTGACGCCACCGATGCGCGACGCGACGGACCGCGAGACCCTCTGGAGACGGCTCGCCGACGGCACGCTCTCGTGTATCGGCACCGACCACGTCTGCAACACGCTCGACGAGAAGCTGGGTGACGACCTCTGGGAGACCGGCCTCGCGTTCTCGGGCACCCAGACCATGCTCCCGCTCGTCCTCTCGGAAGGGGTGAACGAGGGCCGTATCTCGCTGGAGCGGGCGGTCGCGGTGACGAGCACGAACACGGCGAAGGCGTGGAACCTCTACCCGAAGAAGGGGACCATCCGCGTGGGCAGCGACGCCGACCTCGTGGTCGTCGACCTCGACGAGACGAAGACTGTCACGCCCGAACTCCTGCAGGCCGGGTCGGACTACTCCATCTACGAGGGGATGGCGGTCACCGGCTGGCCGACCCACACCATCGTCCGCGGTCGCGTGGTGTTCGAGGAGGGCGAGGTCACGGGCGAGAAGGGGTACGGGACGCACGTCGACCGGCCGGTCTGA
- a CDS encoding isochorismatase family protein translates to MTERDTILGASDREVLAATDEKPLPGLTPRCESGRHPVVLAIDLQRHLFGDDVPIEQSVEGYRTSMGAVAYRALEHIEPLLAAAHDADIPVVYTRVVPGARSGLGPDDIGLTDGLAVRDDDLVLDKSYSSAFYGTDLTARLVRADVDTVVVLGCSASGCVRSTALDAAQLGFAVLVPRECVFDRVQASTAVALLDIDERYGHVRDADDVTSYLREAAA, encoded by the coding sequence ATGACCGAGCGAGACACGATACTCGGGGCGAGCGACCGCGAGGTGCTCGCCGCGACCGACGAGAAGCCGTTGCCGGGGCTGACTCCACGGTGCGAGTCAGGCCGGCATCCGGTCGTGCTGGCGATCGACCTCCAGCGACACCTGTTCGGCGACGACGTCCCCATCGAGCAGTCCGTCGAGGGCTACCGGACCTCGATGGGGGCGGTCGCGTATCGGGCGCTCGAACACATCGAACCCCTGCTGGCGGCCGCTCACGACGCCGATATCCCGGTCGTCTACACCCGCGTCGTCCCCGGGGCGAGGAGCGGACTCGGTCCCGACGACATCGGCCTCACCGACGGCCTGGCGGTCCGCGACGACGACCTCGTGCTCGACAAATCGTACTCGAGTGCGTTCTACGGCACCGACCTCACCGCGCGACTCGTCCGTGCGGACGTCGACACCGTCGTCGTCCTCGGCTGCTCGGCGAGCGGCTGCGTCCGGTCGACCGCACTCGACGCGGCCCAGCTCGGGTTCGCCGTCCTCGTCCCCCGGGAGTGCGTGTTCGACCGGGTGCAGGCCTCGACGGCGGTCGCGCTGCTGGACATCGACGAGCGGTACGGCCACGTCCGGGACGCGGACGACGTGACCAGCTACCTCCGGGAGGCGGCGGCGTGA
- a CDS encoding HpcH/HpaI aldolase/citrate lyase family protein, with protein MVERLRRSFLYTPGDSPEMMAKAADAGADAVTVDLEDAVRPEDKPQARENLRAVRETADFGETELSVRVNEFGTDHWTADLDAAVAAGVDTVTLPMVETPRAVEETVAALDDLTDDPPELVLLLESPAGVFAGREIAEAAAGLPRVTGLSFGVGDYARATGGEPTSTRVREFLSHRIVGFAAIGRLQPVSSVYPDPTDLDALREVAARAAEVGFVGQSVIHPRQVPVVNEVFTPDPEAVATARTHVEAYDASDRGAFVHEGTFLDEALVERYRRLVARADAIAAADH; from the coding sequence TTGGTTGAGCGGCTGCGACGCAGTTTCCTCTACACGCCCGGTGACTCGCCGGAGATGATGGCGAAGGCCGCCGACGCTGGGGCCGACGCCGTCACGGTCGACCTCGAGGACGCGGTCCGGCCCGAGGACAAGCCGCAGGCCCGCGAGAACCTCCGGGCGGTCCGCGAGACGGCCGACTTCGGCGAGACGGAGCTGTCCGTGCGGGTGAACGAGTTCGGGACCGACCACTGGACGGCGGACCTCGACGCCGCGGTCGCCGCCGGCGTCGACACGGTGACGCTCCCGATGGTCGAGACGCCGCGAGCGGTCGAGGAGACGGTCGCGGCGCTCGACGACCTGACGGACGACCCGCCGGAGCTGGTGCTGTTGCTCGAATCCCCGGCAGGCGTGTTCGCCGGACGCGAGATCGCCGAGGCGGCGGCGGGATTACCACGGGTGACCGGGCTCTCGTTCGGCGTCGGCGACTACGCGCGGGCGACCGGCGGCGAGCCGACCTCCACTCGCGTCCGGGAGTTCCTGAGCCACCGAATCGTCGGGTTCGCGGCCATCGGCCGGCTCCAGCCGGTCTCGTCCGTGTACCCGGACCCGACCGACCTCGACGCACTGCGCGAGGTCGCGGCTCGAGCCGCCGAGGTCGGCTTCGTCGGCCAGTCGGTCATCCACCCGCGACAGGTCCCCGTCGTCAACGAGGTGTTCACGCCCGACCCGGAGGCGGTGGCGACGGCCCGCACGCACGTCGAGGCCTACGACGCGTCCGACCGAGGCGCGTTCGTCCACGAGGGCACGTTCCTCGACGAGGCGCTGGTCGAGCGCTACCGCCGGCTCGTCGCCCGGGCCGACGCCATCGCCGCCGCCGACCACTGA
- a CDS encoding CaiB/BaiF CoA transferase family protein → MPDRPLSDLTVIDCSTLIAGPMAATFMADFGAEVIKVEHPAVGDSIRNFGREGQALSWKWLGRNKRSVGLDLSDPDGAETFKNLVADADVVIEGFRPGTMERWGLGWETLREVNPGLVFVRTSGFGQTGRYRERPGFGTLAEAMSGFAEVTGFPDKPPTLPSLGLADAIAACYSTWAATFALYHRDVNGGEGQVVDTSLVEPLFSIMGRLTVDYSVNGTVKTRTGNRSAYSAPRNTYETKDGRWVAISGSAESVAKRILRAVGGEELAEDPRFATASKRLDHGDELDAIIADWMAERDREEILRVFEEHEAAIGPVYDTADIFDDDYFWERGALERVDDDEHPDLVMPGVVPHLSATPGRIDHAGRDLGADTMAVLTERAGLSEADVHELEARGVVRLG, encoded by the coding sequence ATGCCAGACAGGCCGCTGTCCGACCTGACGGTGATAGACTGCTCGACGCTCATCGCCGGACCGATGGCCGCGACGTTCATGGCCGACTTCGGCGCGGAGGTCATCAAGGTCGAACACCCCGCGGTCGGCGACTCGATACGGAACTTCGGCCGGGAGGGGCAGGCGCTCTCGTGGAAGTGGCTGGGTCGGAACAAGCGGAGCGTCGGACTCGACCTGAGCGACCCCGACGGCGCGGAGACGTTCAAGAATCTCGTCGCCGACGCCGACGTGGTCATCGAGGGGTTCCGCCCCGGGACGATGGAGCGATGGGGCCTCGGGTGGGAGACGCTCCGCGAGGTGAACCCCGGACTCGTCTTCGTCCGCACGAGCGGCTTCGGGCAGACCGGCCGCTACCGCGAACGGCCGGGGTTCGGCACGCTCGCGGAGGCGATGAGCGGCTTCGCCGAGGTGACGGGGTTCCCGGACAAGCCACCGACGCTCCCGTCGCTGGGGCTCGCGGACGCCATCGCCGCCTGTTACTCGACGTGGGCCGCGACGTTCGCGCTCTACCACCGCGACGTGAACGGCGGCGAGGGACAGGTCGTCGACACCAGCCTCGTCGAGCCGCTGTTCTCCATCATGGGGCGACTCACCGTCGACTACAGCGTCAACGGCACCGTCAAGACCCGCACGGGCAACCGGAGTGCCTACTCCGCGCCCCGGAACACCTACGAGACGAAGGACGGCCGCTGGGTCGCCATCTCCGGGAGCGCCGAGAGCGTCGCCAAGCGCATCCTGCGCGCGGTCGGTGGAGAGGAACTGGCCGAGGACCCGCGGTTCGCCACGGCCTCGAAGCGACTCGATCACGGCGACGAACTCGACGCCATCATCGCCGACTGGATGGCCGAGCGCGACCGTGAGGAGATCCTCCGCGTGTTCGAGGAACACGAGGCGGCCATCGGTCCCGTCTACGACACCGCCGACATCTTCGACGACGACTACTTCTGGGAGCGCGGCGCGCTCGAACGGGTCGACGACGACGAGCACCCCGACCTCGTGATGCCGGGGGTCGTCCCTCACCTCTCGGCGACCCCGGGCCGCATCGACCACGCGGGGCGCGACCTCGGGGCCGACACGATGGCCGTGCTCACCGAGCGGGCCGGCCTGTCGGAGGCGGACGTCCACGAACTCGAAGCCCGAGGGGTGGTGCGGCTTGGTTGA
- a CDS encoding nuclear transport factor 2 family protein: MPATPTPRAVAEEFFARMEDERRETVGELFADDAVITLPDARFEGPDAASEFLAHLAPRYEWAAKEFDRWLETETAVVSIGTLYGVDNDGEAFEGVRYVDVYEVEDGRIQRVDIWNDLAVDGVV, from the coding sequence ATGCCAGCTACTCCCACACCACGGGCAGTGGCGGAGGAGTTCTTCGCCCGCATGGAAGACGAACGGCGCGAGACGGTCGGTGAACTGTTCGCCGACGACGCGGTCATCACGCTCCCCGATGCGAGGTTCGAGGGGCCGGACGCCGCGAGCGAGTTCCTCGCCCACCTCGCGCCGCGCTACGAGTGGGCCGCGAAGGAGTTCGACCGCTGGCTCGAGACGGAGACGGCGGTCGTGAGCATCGGCACGCTCTACGGCGTCGACAACGACGGCGAGGCGTTCGAGGGCGTCCGCTACGTCGACGTCTACGAGGTCGAAGACGGGCGCATCCAGCGCGTCGACATCTGGAACGACCTCGCTGTCGACGGGGTCGTATGA
- a CDS encoding LLM class flavin-dependent oxidoreductase, with protein sequence MTRTGVLFALTDDLDLVQRAEELGYESVWAAEGQGKTAFGKLERWATVTEDVGLATGIVNVFSRTPAALAQATATLDAHSDGRAILGLGVAHPGVVEGFHGAAFDRPLRRLHEYVELVRRYLRGDASSFEGEFFTPARTSFWEAFEPVRADVPIYNAALGPGNVRLTGQVADGWLPNLFPMDGFETALGWLETGAERAGRSVDDVDVAMYVLTVPDEDPDAARRRAAEHIAYYIRDIPGYYDRPAEEAGFADEVAAVKDADSTPEGAASISDAFVDTLAVAGTPDACRARIDELREAGVDLPIVRAPTGASPELERRVLETFGPER encoded by the coding sequence ATGACTCGCACCGGCGTGCTGTTCGCGCTCACCGACGACCTCGACCTCGTCCAGCGGGCAGAGGAACTTGGCTACGAGAGCGTCTGGGCCGCGGAGGGGCAGGGCAAGACCGCGTTCGGGAAACTGGAGCGGTGGGCGACCGTCACGGAGGACGTCGGGCTCGCGACCGGCATCGTCAACGTGTTCTCCCGTACGCCCGCCGCGCTCGCGCAGGCGACGGCGACGCTCGACGCGCACTCGGACGGCCGGGCGATCCTGGGGCTGGGCGTGGCGCACCCGGGCGTCGTCGAGGGCTTCCACGGCGCGGCGTTCGACCGCCCGCTCCGTCGCCTCCACGAGTACGTCGAACTGGTCCGGCGCTACCTCCGCGGCGACGCGTCCTCGTTCGAGGGTGAGTTCTTCACGCCGGCGCGGACGAGTTTCTGGGAGGCGTTCGAGCCGGTGCGTGCGGACGTTCCCATCTACAACGCAGCGCTCGGGCCGGGCAACGTCCGGCTGACGGGACAGGTCGCCGACGGCTGGCTCCCGAACCTGTTCCCGATGGACGGGTTCGAGACGGCGCTCGGGTGGCTCGAGACCGGGGCCGAACGGGCCGGTCGGTCGGTCGACGACGTGGACGTCGCGATGTACGTCCTCACGGTGCCGGACGAGGACCCCGACGCGGCCCGACGACGGGCCGCCGAGCACATCGCGTACTACATCCGGGACATCCCCGGCTACTACGACCGCCCGGCCGAGGAGGCGGGTTTCGCCGACGAGGTCGCCGCCGTCAAGGACGCCGACTCGACGCCCGAGGGCGCCGCGAGCATCAGCGACGCGTTCGTCGACACGCTGGCCGTCGCCGGGACCCCCGACGCGTGCCGGGCACGTATCGACGAGCTGCGCGAGGCGGGCGTCGACCTCCCTATCGTCCGCGCCCCGACGGGCGCGAGCCCCGAACTCGAACGGCGGGTCCTGGAGACGTTCGGACCCGAACGATGA
- a CDS encoding DUF1446 domain-containing protein: protein MTLRCLSLNGLMHGNGFPTESLVRGLAHDPAFVGVDAGSTDGGPHFLGSGENMHSSRRAVKGVYRVLLTHCLAADVPLLVGSAATAGADTHVEWTVDLVAELAREEGLDFDLGVVWSEQSTDAVRDAIDAGRVTPLDESPELDAATVESSERVVAMAGPEVFVEALDRGADVVVAGRCSDVAIYKAVPLREGYHEGLATHLAKTIECGALIAEPRGGDCILGTLTDESFTVTPTNPEKRTDPLTVASHLLYETADPTRFVEPRGVLDTSAASYDAVDDRTVRVSGSRFTRAENYTVKLEGARWVGHRGVAAAGIRDPTAIRQLDDLLATARTKTERKAERLDVDAFSLDVRVYGRDGVMGEREPTPDPGHEVGLFVEAVGPDAETVDDLLEEFTYTLFVSDFPGRQTTAGNAAFPTSPAHAPVSPAYEFSIWHRLEVDDPLDPFRVEVRPVEGSG from the coding sequence ATGACCCTCCGCTGTCTCTCGCTGAACGGGCTGATGCACGGCAACGGCTTCCCGACCGAATCGCTGGTGCGTGGACTGGCGCACGACCCCGCCTTCGTCGGCGTCGACGCCGGCTCGACCGACGGCGGCCCGCACTTCCTCGGCTCCGGCGAGAACATGCACTCCTCGCGTCGCGCGGTGAAGGGGGTCTACCGGGTCCTCCTGACCCACTGCCTCGCCGCCGACGTCCCGCTGCTCGTCGGGTCGGCCGCGACGGCCGGTGCGGACACGCACGTCGAGTGGACCGTCGACCTCGTGGCGGAACTCGCCCGAGAGGAGGGGCTGGACTTCGACCTGGGCGTCGTCTGGAGCGAGCAGTCGACCGACGCCGTCCGCGACGCCATCGACGCCGGCCGCGTGACGCCGCTCGACGAGTCGCCCGAACTGGACGCCGCGACCGTCGAGTCCAGCGAACGCGTGGTGGCGATGGCCGGCCCGGAGGTGTTCGTCGAGGCGCTCGACCGCGGCGCGGACGTGGTCGTCGCCGGCCGGTGTTCGGACGTGGCCATCTACAAGGCCGTGCCGCTGCGCGAGGGCTACCACGAGGGGCTGGCGACCCATCTCGCGAAGACCATCGAGTGCGGCGCGCTCATCGCCGAACCGCGGGGCGGCGACTGCATCCTCGGGACACTCACGGACGAGTCGTTCACCGTGACCCCGACCAACCCCGAGAAGCGGACGGACCCGCTCACGGTCGCCTCGCACCTGTTGTACGAGACGGCCGACCCGACCCGGTTCGTCGAGCCGCGGGGCGTCCTCGACACCAGTGCGGCGAGCTACGACGCCGTCGACGACCGCACCGTCCGCGTCTCGGGCTCGCGGTTCACCCGTGCCGAGAACTACACCGTGAAACTGGAGGGGGCGCGATGGGTCGGCCACCGGGGCGTCGCGGCCGCGGGAATCCGGGACCCGACCGCCATCCGGCAGCTCGACGACCTGCTCGCCACGGCGCGAACGAAGACCGAACGGAAGGCCGAGCGGCTGGATGTCGACGCGTTCTCGCTCGACGTCCGCGTCTACGGGCGGGACGGCGTGATGGGCGAGCGAGAACCGACGCCCGACCCCGGCCACGAGGTCGGGCTGTTCGTCGAGGCGGTCGGACCGGACGCCGAGACGGTCGACGACCTGCTGGAGGAGTTCACGTACACGCTGTTCGTGAGTGACTTCCCGGGGCGACAGACCACGGCCGGGAACGCCGCGTTCCCGACCTCGCCGGCACACGCGCCCGTGAGCCCGGCCTACGAGTTCTCCATCTGGCACCGGCTCGAGGTCGACGACCCGCTCGACCCGTTCCGCGTCGAGGTCCGGCCCGTGGAGGGGAGCGGATGA
- a CDS encoding DUF4387 domain-containing protein, with translation MRLGDLADVVRSKNAGVHYVTVDVLFHDYATFEAVRDAEVLSAATVADRYGLPVEDVRFFVYEPGLAFKATFPREHVAGGPGDPDLYGAQQHAPLLAVEVPVDTADP, from the coding sequence ATGAGACTCGGCGACCTCGCCGACGTGGTCCGCAGCAAGAACGCCGGCGTCCACTACGTCACCGTCGACGTCCTGTTCCACGACTACGCGACGTTCGAGGCCGTCCGCGACGCGGAGGTGCTCTCGGCGGCGACCGTCGCCGACCGCTACGGGCTCCCGGTAGAGGACGTGCGCTTCTTCGTCTACGAGCCGGGACTGGCGTTCAAGGCGACGTTCCCCCGCGAGCACGTCGCGGGGGGCCCGGGCGACCCCGACCTCTACGGCGCGCAGCAGCACGCGCCCTTGCTGGCCGTCGAGGTGCCCGTCGACACGGCCGACCCGTAG
- a CDS encoding dihydroorotase has product MPTSTVDLVVRNARVVTPSGTIHGGVACDDGVVVAVGADATLPEGDTDVDAGGNFCLPGLVDPHVHLGRRDLGYPEQLEIDFETETRGAIHGGVTTLFNFVEQEGHYVPDLDHYRELGEANSYTDFGFHMVMSHAHHIDEVRDLAAAGVTSFKMFYNMYKYTDIDIEPCEADRVSRVLSQVSDIPGAVGMFHAENAELQRECERDAKASGSHDLRAWADASPPAAEAMQIDQIGHLTRFTDADAYVVHISSAEGVEATERWQEKGVRVSGETLVTFLANTVEDDLGVWGKVSPPLREPHHQEALWAAIRRGVVDHVGTDHIATSVEEHEMGEGQHGPHLWDAPPGIQPGLEFLLPMMLTEGYNQNRISMERLVEVCSTNNAKRFGIYPQKGAIAVGSDADLVVVDTEATATVDDDFFHTREPRWSSVHGREVQGLATHTVVGGELAVREGELLVEKGGGSFLAR; this is encoded by the coding sequence ATGCCAACGAGTACCGTAGACCTCGTCGTGCGCAACGCACGGGTCGTCACGCCCTCCGGCACTATCCACGGCGGGGTCGCCTGTGACGACGGCGTCGTCGTAGCCGTGGGTGCCGACGCGACCCTCCCCGAGGGCGACACCGACGTCGACGCCGGGGGGAACTTCTGTCTCCCGGGGCTCGTCGACCCACACGTCCACCTCGGCCGGCGGGACCTGGGCTATCCCGAACAGCTCGAGATCGACTTCGAGACCGAGACCCGCGGTGCCATCCACGGCGGCGTCACGACCCTGTTCAACTTCGTCGAGCAGGAGGGTCACTACGTTCCCGACCTCGACCACTACCGCGAACTGGGTGAGGCGAACTCGTACACGGACTTCGGCTTCCACATGGTGATGAGCCACGCCCACCACATCGACGAGGTCCGTGACCTCGCGGCGGCGGGCGTCACCTCGTTCAAGATGTTCTACAACATGTACAAGTACACGGATATCGACATCGAGCCGTGCGAGGCCGACCGCGTCTCTCGCGTGCTCTCGCAGGTGTCTGACATCCCGGGTGCCGTCGGCATGTTCCACGCGGAGAACGCGGAGTTACAGCGGGAGTGTGAGCGCGACGCGAAGGCGTCCGGCAGCCACGACCTGCGGGCGTGGGCCGACGCCTCGCCACCGGCGGCCGAGGCGATGCAGATCGACCAGATCGGCCACCTCACCCGGTTCACGGACGCCGACGCCTACGTCGTCCACATCTCCAGCGCGGAGGGCGTCGAGGCGACCGAGCGCTGGCAGGAGAAGGGCGTCCGCGTGAGCGGTGAGACGCTCGTCACGTTCCTCGCGAACACCGTCGAGGACGACCTCGGCGTCTGGGGGAAGGTGTCGCCCCCGCTGCGCGAACCCCACCACCAGGAGGCGCTCTGGGCCGCCATCCGCCGTGGTGTCGTCGACCACGTCGGCACCGACCACATCGCCACCAGCGTCGAGGAACACGAGATGGGCGAGGGCCAGCACGGGCCGCACCTCTGGGACGCCCCGCCGGGTATCCAGCCCGGGCTGGAGTTCCTCCTCCCGATGATGCTCACCGAGGGCTACAACCAGAACCGCATCTCGATGGAGCGGCTAGTCGAGGTGTGTTCCACCAACAACGCGAAGCGGTTCGGCATCTACCCGCAGAAGGGCGCCATCGCGGTGGGGTCCGACGCCGACCTCGTCGTCGTCGACACCGAGGCCACCGCCACCGTCGACGACGACTTCTTCCACACCCGCGAGCCGCGGTGGTCGTCGGTCCACGGCCGCGAGGTACAGGGGCTCGCGACACACACGGTCGTCGGCGGCGAACTCGCCGTCAGGGAGGGCGAACTGCTCGTCGAGAAGGGTGGCGGTTCGTTCCTCGCCCGCTGA
- a CDS encoding isochorismatase family protein codes for MPERPWDSLLSDRDREVIEAAGYDEAGASNWDTRGVGDRPMLLVVDVQRVTVGADVPITEAVEESRIAMGEVAHRALEHLVPFVEFVREQGIPVAHTRVVPPAYDPDDPEVQIVDALAPLDDEPVVDKRYASAFFGTDLVSRLVRADVDTLVVVGDTTSGCLRATVVDAQQFGFKVVVPEECVFDRVDLSHRASLLDMWMKYADVRPTSEVRELLAGES; via the coding sequence ATGCCCGAACGACCGTGGGACAGCCTGCTGTCCGACCGGGACCGCGAGGTCATCGAAGCGGCCGGCTACGACGAGGCGGGGGCGTCGAACTGGGACACTCGCGGCGTCGGCGACCGCCCGATGCTGCTGGTCGTCGACGTCCAGCGTGTCACCGTCGGCGCGGACGTCCCCATCACCGAGGCCGTCGAGGAGTCGCGTATCGCCATGGGCGAGGTCGCCCACCGGGCGCTCGAACACCTCGTCCCGTTCGTCGAGTTCGTCCGCGAGCAGGGGATTCCAGTCGCTCACACCCGGGTCGTCCCCCCGGCGTACGACCCCGACGACCCCGAGGTACAGATCGTCGACGCACTCGCCCCGCTGGACGACGAACCCGTCGTCGACAAGCGGTACGCGAGTGCGTTCTTCGGGACGGACCTCGTCTCGCGCCTCGTGCGCGCCGACGTCGACACGCTCGTCGTCGTCGGGGACACCACGAGCGGCTGTCTGCGCGCCACGGTCGTCGACGCCCAGCAGTTCGGGTTCAAGGTGGTCGTCCCCGAGGAGTGCGTGTTCGACCGCGTCGACCTCTCGCACCGGGCGAGCCTGCTCGACATGTGGATGAAGTACGCCGACGTCCGGCCGACGAGCGAGGTCCGCGAGCTGCTCGCGGGGGAGTCGTGA